The following are from one region of the Syngnathus acus chromosome 19, fSynAcu1.2, whole genome shotgun sequence genome:
- the kcnh4b gene encoding potassium voltage-gated channel subfamily H member 4 isoform X1 has protein sequence MPVMKGLLAPQNTFLDNIATRFDGTHSNFLLGNAQGQRGYPIVYCSDGFCELTGFTRTEVMQKNCSCRFLYGADTSERVAQQMEKALEGRHEYQAQVHFYRKDGVAFWCLLDIVPIKNEKGEMVLFLFSFKDITDSHGKCQHNSTKEVLEEDQRQRRKGSSRLSEARKRGRTVLYQMTSRFSRRAKGDINLGGNMMDRPSVPEYKVAAVQRSRFLLLHYSVSKALWDWLILLATFYVAVTVPYNVSFMPYHDNVTAARSTIVSDIAVEMLFITDIILNFRTTFVSQSGQVVYQSRSICIHYATSWFFVDLVAALPFDLLYAFNITVVRKPKRRPVMLSRASGQGEPKLFFLCLGVWQTSLVHLLKTVRLLRLLRLLQKLDRYSQYSAMVLTLLMSVFALLAHWMACVWYMIGQKELETSHTWEIGWLHELGKRLETPYANSTSGGPSVRSAYIAALYFTLSSLTSVGFGNVCANTDAEKIFSICTMLVGALMHALVFGNVTAIIQRMYSRRSLYHTRMKDLKDFIRVHGLPQQLKQRMLEYFQTTWSVNNGIDANELLHDFPDELRADIATHLNKDILQLAVFKGASRGCLRSLSLHIKTSFCVPGEYLIRQGDALHANYFVCSGSLEVLKDGVVLAILGKGDLIGCDLPDSDQVVKTNADVKALTYCDLQYISVRGLREVLHLYPEYAGVFASDIHNNITYNLREGSQDQGLGRFSRSPRILHETRLTPLVETSKREDLSPSARSRRNLLLPNLSSPVRRTSLGNLLGDELRQFNALRRCRSPNLARGFLSHAAASPQTPPAKPERAASGRESGEDLKPSELLIPTVTCFGPSELSPRVVDGIEDNSHVFHFNMEHGGPQARRGSGGTQESTRVNVRLLLETEEVQQSISLLHQKMGSLNQEVSELGNGLRRITHLLQAHVNAHHNLYLHHQVASPQPGLPSHPAAATLAAPSSWTPGGFPGGGLAGPTAISRSQPALYPRPDADPPADRPSAGSYPLLGLLQPSHEDVDCFAQDSHPPLIPACASPLAPQLGPLGRSLDPPSLSLDHSSLECLLSGRRESESTSRSSVGVQTQSSEQSWCLDLTD, from the exons ATGCCGGTGATGAAGGGGCTCCTGGCCCCCCAGAACACATTCCTGGACAACATCGCCACTCGCTTCGACGGCACCC ACAGCAACTTCCTGCTGGGCAACGCGCAGGGCCAGCGCGGCTACCCCATCGTGTACTGCTCGGACGGCTTCTGCGAGCTGACGGGCTTCACGCGCACCGAGGTGATGCAGAAGAACTGCAGCTGCCGCTTCCTGTACGGCGCCGACACCAGCGAGCGCGTGGCCCAGCAGATGGAGAAGGCCCTGGAGGGACGCCACGAGTACCAAGCCCAGGTGCACTTCTACAGAAAGGACG GCGTGGCCTTCTGGTGCCTGCTGGACATCGTGCCCATCAAGAACGAGAAGGGCGAGATGgttctcttcctcttctccttcaAGGACATCACCGACAGCCATGGGAAATGTCAGCACAACAGCACCAAGGAAG TTTTGGAGGAGGACCAGCGTCAGCGGCGAAAGGGCAGCTCGCGCCTGAGCGAGGCCCGCAAGCGAGGGCGCACCGTCTTGTACCAGATGACAAGTCGCTTTTCCCGCCGCGCCAAAGGCGACATCAACCTGGGCGGG AACATGATGGATCGTCCGTCGGTGCCAGAGTACAAGGTGGCTGCGGTGCAGCGCTCTCGCTTTCTGCTGCTGCACTATAGCGTGTCCAAGGCGCTGTGGGACTGGCTGATCCTACTGGCCACCTTCTACGTGGCCGTCACCGTGCCCTACAACGTCAGCTTCATGCCCTACCACGACAACGTCACGGCCGCTCGCTCCACTATCGTGAGCGACATCGCCGTCGAGATGCTCTTCATCACAG ACATAATCCTGAACTTCCGCACGACCTTTGTGAGCCAGTCGGGTCAGGTGGTGTACCAGTCGCGTTCTATCTGCATCCACTACGCCACCTCTTGGTTCTTTGTGGACCTGGTGGCCGCTCTGCCCTTTGACCTCCTCTACGCTTTCAACATCACAGTGGTGAGGAAGCCGAAGCGAAGACCCGTAATGCTCTCTCGCGCGAGTGGGCAAGGCGAGCCAAAGCTCTTCTTCCTTTGTCTCGGGGTATGGCAGACGTCGCTGGTGCACCTGCTGAAGACGGTGCggctgctgcggctgctgcgGCTACTGCAGAAGCTGGACCGCTACTCGCAGTACAGCGCCATGGTGCTGACGCTGCTCATGTCCGTGTTCGCCCTGCTGGCCCACTGGATGGCCTGCGTCTGGTACATGATCGGACAAAAAGAGCTGGAGACCAGCCACACCTGGGAAATAG GATGGCTGCACGAGCTGGGCAAACGTCTCGAGACGCCGTACGCCAACAGCACGTCGGGCGGTCCGTCGGTGCGCAGCGCCTACATCGCCGCCCTCtacttcaccctcagcagctTGACCAGCGTAGGCTTCGGCAACGTCTGCGCCAACACCGACGCCGAGAAGATCTTCTCCATCTGCACCATGCTGGTGGGCG CGCTGATGCACGCCCTGGTGTTCGGCAACGTGACGGCCATCATCCAACGCATGTACTCGCGCCGCTCGCTCTACCACACCCGCATGAAGGACCTAAAGGACTTCATCCGCGTGCACGGCCTGCCCCAGCAGCTCAAGCAGAGGATGCTGGAGTACTTCCAGACCACCTGGTCGGTCAACAACGGCATCGACGCGAACGAG CTGCTGCACGACTTCCCCGACGAACTGCGCGCCGACATCGCCACGCACCTGAACAAGGACATCCTGCAGCTGGCCGTCTTCAAGGGCGCCAGCCGAGGCTGCCTGCGCTCGCTCTCGCTGCACATCAAGACGTCCTTCTGCGTGCCCGGCGAGTACCTCATCCGCCAGGGCGACGCGCTGCACGCCAACTACTTTGTCTGCTCCGGATCACTGGAGGTCCTCAAGGACGGCGTGGTGCTGGCCATACTCG GAAAAGGCGACCTGATTGGCTGCGACCTGCCCGACAGCGACCAAGTGGTCAAAACCAACGCAGACGTGAAGGCGCTGACCTATTGCGACCTTCAGTACATCAGCGTGCGCGGGCTGAGGGAGGTGCTTCACCTTTATCCCGAGTACGCCGGCGTCTTCGCCTCCGACATTCATAATAACATCACCTACAACCTGCGAGAGGGAAGCCAGGATCAG GGACTTGGCAGGTTTTCAAGGTCGCCCAGGATCCTGCAT GAAACGCGACTGACTCCCTTGGTGGAAACAAGCAAGCGGGAGGATTTGTCCCCGTCGGCGCGGTCGCGCCGTAACCTGCTGCTGCCCAACCTGAGCAGCCCCGTGCGCCGCACCTCGCTGGGAAACCTGTTGGGCGACGAGCTGCGCCAGTTCAACGCGCTGCGCCGCTGCCGCTCGCCCAACCTCGCCCGCGGCTTCCTGAGCCATGCCGCCGCCTCGCCTCAGACGCCGCCGGCCAAACCGGAGCGCGCCGCCTCGGGCCGTGAGTCCGGCGAGGATCTTAAGCCTTCCGAGCTCCTCATCCCCACCGTCACCTGCTTTGGACCCTCCGAACTCAGCCCAAG GGTCGTGGATGGCATTGAGGACAACAGCCACGTGTTCCATTTCAACATGGAGCACGGCGGGCCACAGGCCAGAAGAGGAAGCGGCGGAACACAAG AGTCCACACGGGTAAACGTGCGTCTCTTGCTTGAAACTGAGGAAGTTCAGCAGAGCATCAGTCTACTCCACCAAAAG ATGGGCTCGTTAAACCAGGAAGTCTCGGAGCTTGGCAACGGCCTGCGCCGTATCACGCACCTCCTCCAGGCCCACGTCAACGCCCATCACAACTTGTATCTCCACCACCAGGTGGCGTCCCCCCAGCCAGGCCTCCCCAGCCACCCGGCCGCCGCCACCTTGGCGGCGCCGTCATCGTGGACGCCGGGAGGCTTCCCCGGTGGAGGCCTGGCGGGCCCCACTGCCATCAGTCGGTCCCAACCCGCTTTGTACCCGCGGCCCGACGCGGACCCCCCCGCCGACCGCCCGTCGGCCGGTTCTTACCCTCTTCTCGGGCTGTTGCAACCCTCGCACGAGGACGTTGACTGTTTCGCCCAAGACTCGCATCCTCCTTTAATCCCCGCTTGTGCGTCCCCATTAGCACCCCAACTGGGCCCACTCGGTCGCAGTCTAGACCCCCCTAGTCTCAGTCTAGACCACTCCAGTCTGGAATGTCTGCTGAGCGGTCGCAGGGAAAGCGAAAGCACGTCCAGGTCCAGCGTTGGCGTTCAGACGCAGAGTAGCGAGCAGTCGTGGTGTCTGGATCTCACggactaa
- the kcnh4b gene encoding potassium voltage-gated channel subfamily H member 4 isoform X2, giving the protein MPVMKGLLAPQNTFLDNIATRFDGTHSNFLLGNAQGQRGYPIVYCSDGFCELTGFTRTEVMQKNCSCRFLYGADTSERVAQQMEKALEGRHEYQAQVHFYRKDGVAFWCLLDIVPIKNEKGEMVLFLFSFKDITDSHGKCQHNSTKEVLEEDQRQRRKGSSRLSEARKRGRTVLYQMTSRFSRRAKGDINLGGNMMDRPSVPEYKVAAVQRSRFLLLHYSVSKALWDWLILLATFYVAVTVPYNVSFMPYHDNVTAARSTIVSDIAVEMLFITDIILNFRTTFVSQSGQVVYQSRSICIHYATSWFFVDLVAALPFDLLYAFNITVTSLVHLLKTVRLLRLLRLLQKLDRYSQYSAMVLTLLMSVFALLAHWMACVWYMIGQKELETSHTWEIGWLHELGKRLETPYANSTSGGPSVRSAYIAALYFTLSSLTSVGFGNVCANTDAEKIFSICTMLVGALMHALVFGNVTAIIQRMYSRRSLYHTRMKDLKDFIRVHGLPQQLKQRMLEYFQTTWSVNNGIDANELLHDFPDELRADIATHLNKDILQLAVFKGASRGCLRSLSLHIKTSFCVPGEYLIRQGDALHANYFVCSGSLEVLKDGVVLAILGKGDLIGCDLPDSDQVVKTNADVKALTYCDLQYISVRGLREVLHLYPEYAGVFASDIHNNITYNLREGSQDQGLGRFSRSPRILHETRLTPLVETSKREDLSPSARSRRNLLLPNLSSPVRRTSLGNLLGDELRQFNALRRCRSPNLARGFLSHAAASPQTPPAKPERAASGRESGEDLKPSELLIPTVTCFGPSELSPRVVDGIEDNSHVFHFNMEHGGPQARRGSGGTQESTRVNVRLLLETEEVQQSISLLHQKMGSLNQEVSELGNGLRRITHLLQAHVNAHHNLYLHHQVASPQPGLPSHPAAATLAAPSSWTPGGFPGGGLAGPTAISRSQPALYPRPDADPPADRPSAGSYPLLGLLQPSHEDVDCFAQDSHPPLIPACASPLAPQLGPLGRSLDPPSLSLDHSSLECLLSGRRESESTSRSSVGVQTQSSEQSWCLDLTD; this is encoded by the exons ATGCCGGTGATGAAGGGGCTCCTGGCCCCCCAGAACACATTCCTGGACAACATCGCCACTCGCTTCGACGGCACCC ACAGCAACTTCCTGCTGGGCAACGCGCAGGGCCAGCGCGGCTACCCCATCGTGTACTGCTCGGACGGCTTCTGCGAGCTGACGGGCTTCACGCGCACCGAGGTGATGCAGAAGAACTGCAGCTGCCGCTTCCTGTACGGCGCCGACACCAGCGAGCGCGTGGCCCAGCAGATGGAGAAGGCCCTGGAGGGACGCCACGAGTACCAAGCCCAGGTGCACTTCTACAGAAAGGACG GCGTGGCCTTCTGGTGCCTGCTGGACATCGTGCCCATCAAGAACGAGAAGGGCGAGATGgttctcttcctcttctccttcaAGGACATCACCGACAGCCATGGGAAATGTCAGCACAACAGCACCAAGGAAG TTTTGGAGGAGGACCAGCGTCAGCGGCGAAAGGGCAGCTCGCGCCTGAGCGAGGCCCGCAAGCGAGGGCGCACCGTCTTGTACCAGATGACAAGTCGCTTTTCCCGCCGCGCCAAAGGCGACATCAACCTGGGCGGG AACATGATGGATCGTCCGTCGGTGCCAGAGTACAAGGTGGCTGCGGTGCAGCGCTCTCGCTTTCTGCTGCTGCACTATAGCGTGTCCAAGGCGCTGTGGGACTGGCTGATCCTACTGGCCACCTTCTACGTGGCCGTCACCGTGCCCTACAACGTCAGCTTCATGCCCTACCACGACAACGTCACGGCCGCTCGCTCCACTATCGTGAGCGACATCGCCGTCGAGATGCTCTTCATCACAG ACATAATCCTGAACTTCCGCACGACCTTTGTGAGCCAGTCGGGTCAGGTGGTGTACCAGTCGCGTTCTATCTGCATCCACTACGCCACCTCTTGGTTCTTTGTGGACCTGGTGGCCGCTCTGCCCTTTGACCTCCTCTACGCTTTCAACATCACAGTG ACGTCGCTGGTGCACCTGCTGAAGACGGTGCggctgctgcggctgctgcgGCTACTGCAGAAGCTGGACCGCTACTCGCAGTACAGCGCCATGGTGCTGACGCTGCTCATGTCCGTGTTCGCCCTGCTGGCCCACTGGATGGCCTGCGTCTGGTACATGATCGGACAAAAAGAGCTGGAGACCAGCCACACCTGGGAAATAG GATGGCTGCACGAGCTGGGCAAACGTCTCGAGACGCCGTACGCCAACAGCACGTCGGGCGGTCCGTCGGTGCGCAGCGCCTACATCGCCGCCCTCtacttcaccctcagcagctTGACCAGCGTAGGCTTCGGCAACGTCTGCGCCAACACCGACGCCGAGAAGATCTTCTCCATCTGCACCATGCTGGTGGGCG CGCTGATGCACGCCCTGGTGTTCGGCAACGTGACGGCCATCATCCAACGCATGTACTCGCGCCGCTCGCTCTACCACACCCGCATGAAGGACCTAAAGGACTTCATCCGCGTGCACGGCCTGCCCCAGCAGCTCAAGCAGAGGATGCTGGAGTACTTCCAGACCACCTGGTCGGTCAACAACGGCATCGACGCGAACGAG CTGCTGCACGACTTCCCCGACGAACTGCGCGCCGACATCGCCACGCACCTGAACAAGGACATCCTGCAGCTGGCCGTCTTCAAGGGCGCCAGCCGAGGCTGCCTGCGCTCGCTCTCGCTGCACATCAAGACGTCCTTCTGCGTGCCCGGCGAGTACCTCATCCGCCAGGGCGACGCGCTGCACGCCAACTACTTTGTCTGCTCCGGATCACTGGAGGTCCTCAAGGACGGCGTGGTGCTGGCCATACTCG GAAAAGGCGACCTGATTGGCTGCGACCTGCCCGACAGCGACCAAGTGGTCAAAACCAACGCAGACGTGAAGGCGCTGACCTATTGCGACCTTCAGTACATCAGCGTGCGCGGGCTGAGGGAGGTGCTTCACCTTTATCCCGAGTACGCCGGCGTCTTCGCCTCCGACATTCATAATAACATCACCTACAACCTGCGAGAGGGAAGCCAGGATCAG GGACTTGGCAGGTTTTCAAGGTCGCCCAGGATCCTGCAT GAAACGCGACTGACTCCCTTGGTGGAAACAAGCAAGCGGGAGGATTTGTCCCCGTCGGCGCGGTCGCGCCGTAACCTGCTGCTGCCCAACCTGAGCAGCCCCGTGCGCCGCACCTCGCTGGGAAACCTGTTGGGCGACGAGCTGCGCCAGTTCAACGCGCTGCGCCGCTGCCGCTCGCCCAACCTCGCCCGCGGCTTCCTGAGCCATGCCGCCGCCTCGCCTCAGACGCCGCCGGCCAAACCGGAGCGCGCCGCCTCGGGCCGTGAGTCCGGCGAGGATCTTAAGCCTTCCGAGCTCCTCATCCCCACCGTCACCTGCTTTGGACCCTCCGAACTCAGCCCAAG GGTCGTGGATGGCATTGAGGACAACAGCCACGTGTTCCATTTCAACATGGAGCACGGCGGGCCACAGGCCAGAAGAGGAAGCGGCGGAACACAAG AGTCCACACGGGTAAACGTGCGTCTCTTGCTTGAAACTGAGGAAGTTCAGCAGAGCATCAGTCTACTCCACCAAAAG ATGGGCTCGTTAAACCAGGAAGTCTCGGAGCTTGGCAACGGCCTGCGCCGTATCACGCACCTCCTCCAGGCCCACGTCAACGCCCATCACAACTTGTATCTCCACCACCAGGTGGCGTCCCCCCAGCCAGGCCTCCCCAGCCACCCGGCCGCCGCCACCTTGGCGGCGCCGTCATCGTGGACGCCGGGAGGCTTCCCCGGTGGAGGCCTGGCGGGCCCCACTGCCATCAGTCGGTCCCAACCCGCTTTGTACCCGCGGCCCGACGCGGACCCCCCCGCCGACCGCCCGTCGGCCGGTTCTTACCCTCTTCTCGGGCTGTTGCAACCCTCGCACGAGGACGTTGACTGTTTCGCCCAAGACTCGCATCCTCCTTTAATCCCCGCTTGTGCGTCCCCATTAGCACCCCAACTGGGCCCACTCGGTCGCAGTCTAGACCCCCCTAGTCTCAGTCTAGACCACTCCAGTCTGGAATGTCTGCTGAGCGGTCGCAGGGAAAGCGAAAGCACGTCCAGGTCCAGCGTTGGCGTTCAGACGCAGAGTAGCGAGCAGTCGTGGTGTCTGGATCTCACggactaa
- the LOC119138731 gene encoding toxin 3FTx-Oxy5-like gives MKTILVALLIFALANQGEALECYCGGRRVCAGGKETCGAGSDACAAVFFEVGSSPSYFKGCSSLFNCQLMNRPGISTAACCTTDLCNR, from the exons ATGAAAACTATCCTCGTTGCTCTTCTCATCTTTGCGCTCGCCAACCAAG GCGAGGCACTGGAGTGTTACTGCGGAGGACGCCGTGTTTGTGCGGGAGGGAAAGAGACATGCGGCGCTGGAAGTGATGCATGTGCCGCTGTCTTCTTTGAAGTCGGCTCCT CTCCCAGCTACTTTAAAGGCTGCAGCTCGTTGTTTAACTGCCAGCTGATGAACAGGCCCGGCATCTCCACAGCTGCCTGCTGCACCACCGACTTGTGCAACAGATGA
- the kcnh4b gene encoding potassium voltage-gated channel subfamily H member 4 isoform X3 produces the protein MPVMKGLLAPQNTFLDNIATRFDGTHSNFLLGNAQGQRGYPIVYCSDGFCELTGFTRTEVMQKNCSCRFLYGADTSERVAQQMEKALEGRHEYQAQVHFYRKDGVAFWCLLDIVPIKNEKGEMVLFLFSFKDITDSHGKCQHNSTKEVLEEDQRQRRKGSSRLSEARKRGRTVLYQMTSRFSRRAKGDINLGGNMMDRPSVPEYKVAAVQRSRFLLLHYSVSKALWDWLILLATFYVAVTVPYNVSFMPYHDNVTAARSTIVSDIAVEMLFITDIILNFRTTFVSQSGQVVYQSRSICIHYATSWFFVDLVAALPFDLLYAFNITVVRKPKRRPVMLSRASGQGEPKLFFLCLGVWQTSLVHLLKTVRLLRLLRLLQKLDRYSQYSAMVLTLLMSVFALLAHWMACVWYMIGQKELETSHTWEIGWLHELGKRLETPYANSTSGGPSVRSAYIAALYFTLSSLTSVGFGNVCANTDAEKIFSICTMLVGALMHALVFGNVTAIIQRMYSRRSLYHTRMKDLKDFIRVHGLPQQLKQRMLEYFQTTWSVNNGIDANELLHDFPDELRADIATHLNKDILQLAVFKGASRGCLRSLSLHIKTSFCVPGEYLIRQGDALHANYFVCSGSLEVLKDGVVLAILGKGDLIGCDLPDSDQVVKTNADVKALTYCDLQYISVRGLREVLHLYPEYAGVFASDIHNNITYNLREGSQDQGLGRFSRSPRILHETRLTPLVETSKREDLSPSARSRRNLLLPNLSSPVRRTSLGNLLGDELRQFNALRRCRSPNLARGFLSHAAASPQTPPAKPERAASGRESGEDLKPSELLIPTVTCFGPSELSPRVVDGIEDNSHVFHFNMEHGGPQARRGSGGTQESTRVNVRLLLETEEVQQSISLLHQKAHQGRGSGRRCAW, from the exons ATGCCGGTGATGAAGGGGCTCCTGGCCCCCCAGAACACATTCCTGGACAACATCGCCACTCGCTTCGACGGCACCC ACAGCAACTTCCTGCTGGGCAACGCGCAGGGCCAGCGCGGCTACCCCATCGTGTACTGCTCGGACGGCTTCTGCGAGCTGACGGGCTTCACGCGCACCGAGGTGATGCAGAAGAACTGCAGCTGCCGCTTCCTGTACGGCGCCGACACCAGCGAGCGCGTGGCCCAGCAGATGGAGAAGGCCCTGGAGGGACGCCACGAGTACCAAGCCCAGGTGCACTTCTACAGAAAGGACG GCGTGGCCTTCTGGTGCCTGCTGGACATCGTGCCCATCAAGAACGAGAAGGGCGAGATGgttctcttcctcttctccttcaAGGACATCACCGACAGCCATGGGAAATGTCAGCACAACAGCACCAAGGAAG TTTTGGAGGAGGACCAGCGTCAGCGGCGAAAGGGCAGCTCGCGCCTGAGCGAGGCCCGCAAGCGAGGGCGCACCGTCTTGTACCAGATGACAAGTCGCTTTTCCCGCCGCGCCAAAGGCGACATCAACCTGGGCGGG AACATGATGGATCGTCCGTCGGTGCCAGAGTACAAGGTGGCTGCGGTGCAGCGCTCTCGCTTTCTGCTGCTGCACTATAGCGTGTCCAAGGCGCTGTGGGACTGGCTGATCCTACTGGCCACCTTCTACGTGGCCGTCACCGTGCCCTACAACGTCAGCTTCATGCCCTACCACGACAACGTCACGGCCGCTCGCTCCACTATCGTGAGCGACATCGCCGTCGAGATGCTCTTCATCACAG ACATAATCCTGAACTTCCGCACGACCTTTGTGAGCCAGTCGGGTCAGGTGGTGTACCAGTCGCGTTCTATCTGCATCCACTACGCCACCTCTTGGTTCTTTGTGGACCTGGTGGCCGCTCTGCCCTTTGACCTCCTCTACGCTTTCAACATCACAGTGGTGAGGAAGCCGAAGCGAAGACCCGTAATGCTCTCTCGCGCGAGTGGGCAAGGCGAGCCAAAGCTCTTCTTCCTTTGTCTCGGGGTATGGCAGACGTCGCTGGTGCACCTGCTGAAGACGGTGCggctgctgcggctgctgcgGCTACTGCAGAAGCTGGACCGCTACTCGCAGTACAGCGCCATGGTGCTGACGCTGCTCATGTCCGTGTTCGCCCTGCTGGCCCACTGGATGGCCTGCGTCTGGTACATGATCGGACAAAAAGAGCTGGAGACCAGCCACACCTGGGAAATAG GATGGCTGCACGAGCTGGGCAAACGTCTCGAGACGCCGTACGCCAACAGCACGTCGGGCGGTCCGTCGGTGCGCAGCGCCTACATCGCCGCCCTCtacttcaccctcagcagctTGACCAGCGTAGGCTTCGGCAACGTCTGCGCCAACACCGACGCCGAGAAGATCTTCTCCATCTGCACCATGCTGGTGGGCG CGCTGATGCACGCCCTGGTGTTCGGCAACGTGACGGCCATCATCCAACGCATGTACTCGCGCCGCTCGCTCTACCACACCCGCATGAAGGACCTAAAGGACTTCATCCGCGTGCACGGCCTGCCCCAGCAGCTCAAGCAGAGGATGCTGGAGTACTTCCAGACCACCTGGTCGGTCAACAACGGCATCGACGCGAACGAG CTGCTGCACGACTTCCCCGACGAACTGCGCGCCGACATCGCCACGCACCTGAACAAGGACATCCTGCAGCTGGCCGTCTTCAAGGGCGCCAGCCGAGGCTGCCTGCGCTCGCTCTCGCTGCACATCAAGACGTCCTTCTGCGTGCCCGGCGAGTACCTCATCCGCCAGGGCGACGCGCTGCACGCCAACTACTTTGTCTGCTCCGGATCACTGGAGGTCCTCAAGGACGGCGTGGTGCTGGCCATACTCG GAAAAGGCGACCTGATTGGCTGCGACCTGCCCGACAGCGACCAAGTGGTCAAAACCAACGCAGACGTGAAGGCGCTGACCTATTGCGACCTTCAGTACATCAGCGTGCGCGGGCTGAGGGAGGTGCTTCACCTTTATCCCGAGTACGCCGGCGTCTTCGCCTCCGACATTCATAATAACATCACCTACAACCTGCGAGAGGGAAGCCAGGATCAG GGACTTGGCAGGTTTTCAAGGTCGCCCAGGATCCTGCAT GAAACGCGACTGACTCCCTTGGTGGAAACAAGCAAGCGGGAGGATTTGTCCCCGTCGGCGCGGTCGCGCCGTAACCTGCTGCTGCCCAACCTGAGCAGCCCCGTGCGCCGCACCTCGCTGGGAAACCTGTTGGGCGACGAGCTGCGCCAGTTCAACGCGCTGCGCCGCTGCCGCTCGCCCAACCTCGCCCGCGGCTTCCTGAGCCATGCCGCCGCCTCGCCTCAGACGCCGCCGGCCAAACCGGAGCGCGCCGCCTCGGGCCGTGAGTCCGGCGAGGATCTTAAGCCTTCCGAGCTCCTCATCCCCACCGTCACCTGCTTTGGACCCTCCGAACTCAGCCCAAG GGTCGTGGATGGCATTGAGGACAACAGCCACGTGTTCCATTTCAACATGGAGCACGGCGGGCCACAGGCCAGAAGAGGAAGCGGCGGAACACAAG AGTCCACACGGGTAAACGTGCGTCTCTTGCTTGAAACTGAGGAAGTTCAGCAGAGCATCAGTCTACTCCACCAAAAG